ATCAGAGGCAGAAAAATTATATAAGtatatgaataaatattgtGTTTCAAATGTTTGTCAAATTACTCGAATGAACTAAAACTGCTTGCAGACAAGGAAAATGTTGACACCTTTTTATAATTCATGAAAGTGAGCTGAAAGGTTTATACATCATTGTCAAGTATAGAATTAAAAGAGGAACGGCAGACATGAGGTCCTCATTTAGGGCAACCTGCTGTAATCTCACATGGGCAATACAGATGTTGATGAATAGTAAATATGATACACAGTCAAGAAAGACAGAGCAGAGATGTGGCAGATAAATGGAGTTGTGTGAATTCAAGACACAACAAAGAGTTTAAATAATATACAACTACATACAAGTAAAAACAGAATTAGATCAATCAATTGATAATTCCATTACCAATTACATAATTTTTTGAAGAGGAACTTTAAATACAGTTACATAAACACAAAGGATGTGCAGAgttaagttttatttttaacctttatttaaccagggtGACAGACTCTTCTTTGCTGTCGCTTTTGCTGTAGTTTTTTGGCTCGTTACTGCCACCTGTGGACAGCACTTGAGCgtcttttattttgcaggaaAAAACTTAAGATACCGCCCCCCATTACCTCTCCTGGTGACGTCATCAATGTCAGCCATTCAGCGGGCAGATACTATTTCTGTGCAACATTCAAACGTCGGAGAGTCGACACACGAACTGTTAGCGTTAGCCCGACAACTCCAGCTGCCAGCTAATATTTAATCGCGTTTGCGTTACGGACGCTTGCTTTTTCCAGTGCAGTTTATCCGTCTGAGGTGGCATCATGAGAATGAGGTTAGTAACATTATGTCAGCTGTTTATTCGACGTACGATACAATAGTATGCAGCCTAATGGGTCGTACAGGTTgtagttagcaggagctaacttAGCATCGCcagtctcaagcccggataaatgcagagagttgcgtcgggaatggcatccggcgtaaacaTTTGCCACAACAAAACATGCAGATCAGCGTAGATAAGAAAGTCATGCAGCATCGGTCGAGGCCGCAGCTAGCCGCGTCGTTAGCCCactggacgctgctggaaattgggcTAAGACGGAGACGacgacgaagaagaggaggaagacagatgcatcagcagcgagagaagaaggagtggaagagtttaggactgagagaaAAGCTAgaggacaggtggacatgatgatgaggagggaggtttatgtgtttgtgtgtgtccaggtggaaaggaagctaGGCTGGaagcttaggagcaggattcaagttgttttataacggaggaatggaggtgaagaagtgatgggcaagtttggtattcagaaCAGGAACCAAGAAGGACAGATGGCTTTGCCAAAGGGATGGAAATGGCAGTGGTTAACACTTATTTTCAGAAAAGACTAGAACTACTTTTAAGTCAAAtgatggtgtgtttttttttttttcctctttcagtgAAGTCCACGCAGCAGAATCTGTTGCCTACCTCAACAGAGCCCAGGTGAGGCTGCAGGATATTTGGGAAGAAATTGGGATCTCAGAAGAGCAGCGCCTGCAGAGAACGAATGAGGTTCACAAGCACATTAAAGTGAGTTCCAAACCAATTAGTTTGCCTTTTGTTTTAACAAGCCTATTCAGAAATCACGTGTTTTTTGCCATTTCTACTCCGACAGGGTTTGCTGGACCTCATGAttgcggaggaagaggagctcaaGAGGCGACTGCTTAAAGACCTCGAGTCCCACCTGAAGGAACTGCAGATTTTATACAGTGAGCTTCAGATTCCTGCATTTGAGGTATAATCTACTCGAGAAACATTTGGTTGCTTTCTAAATCCGCTCTCGGAGACAcattgacacattttttttgtgtgtgtgtgtgaaggagaagGGTGGCTGCACCATGCTGCAAATGGAGAAGAATAGCCGCACACGTCTGGAGGCGTTGGTGGAGCAAAAGATGCAAAGAATGAAAGAACTCAAGGGCCTCATTGCCGAGGACCGAGAGCTGTGTGATATTATGTGCACCACCCCATTTTGCATTGACCAGAACTCCACCCCATcgctccagcagctggaggccTACCATGACTACCTGGAAGAGCTGACGAAGAAGAAGGTGTTGCCGAGTCTCTGCTGTTCTTATTTACTTTCCATTTTCCCAGTAGAATTATAACCAATCCACCTTGTCTTTTCAGGAGCGCCGACACGATGAATTCATGACTATCAAACGGGAGATCGTCACATGTATGGCCGACCTGGAACAGGAACCGGACACCAGTTTTGAGAAAGACGTCATGTGTGAGGACGAGGAAGCATTTTGTCTGTCGGAGGACAATATTGCTGCTCTTAAACTACTTCTCAGTCaggtgtttggttttttttaatatagaaATGTGCATCCAAAGTTTTGTTGACCTGATTCATTTATGTCTGTAACACcataatgtaccggtaatggcTATAATCGTTACATCGTGCAGTTACAAGTCCGCAAAGCTGAGAATGAGCGCTGCTGTTCAGCTTTCCGTACGAAAATCCAGGAGCTCTGGGAAAGACTCCAGGTTCCCCAAGAGGAGAGGGAATCCCTCTTTGAACATATGATCAAGTCAAAGAAGAGAAACGTGGAGGCGGTAAGAAATCCCTCCAATGCATTTACACGAGTGGGTTCAAACACCTCAAACATCACTTTAACAAGTTTACATGTGCTTCTGTCTATGCAGCTCCAGGCTGAGGTCCAGCGTCTAGAAGTGCTGAAAGTTCAAAGCATGAGACGCTTCATTGAGGCCATCAGAGCTGAGATTGCAGTCCTTTGGGAGAAATGTTTCTACAGCCAGGAGCAGAAGCgagatttcatttcatattCTGCTGGTGAATGTTCTTTTGTGACCTATGATCTCAAAAAACCTTAAACTTGGATGTGCATGGTAGCTCATTGTGAAAAGTTTTCTTTCACCAGATGATTTCACCGAAGAGCTTCTCAACCTGCATGAGGCTGAGGTCAGGAATCTGGTGAAGACTTACGAGGACCATAAAGAACTCTTTGACGGAGTCACAAAGTGGCAGGAAAACTGGACCTTGTACTTGGAATTTGATGTAAGTATAATCTgtataccgtaattgctgaactattatgcgcacctgtgaaaaagccgcacccactgaattaaaaaatatatatattttgtactaaaataagccgcacatattcgtaagctgcaagtgcattgagacaaatgatatttaacggaacacggctcgtaacgatatccgcagcaggtctccaaggtgaacagcctctggcatgttagaataagggaagtcggcaaatcagatccgtaacttcgggataaggattggctctaagggctgggtcggtcgggctggggtgcgaagcggggctgggctcgagccgcggctgggggagcagtcgccccgtcgccctcccctctccgcccgtcggaggctgcgcggcgcgcgcgcgcgcctggcggggtgtccccgtcccccttgcccccgtgcccctcatcctccgtccgcgggagcgtggtgcggcaggggtggggacgcccgggaggtcgagggggtgggttccttccccgctacgcggcgcgtccgacgccgcgtagcggatggcggacgcGGGGaccggggaaggaacccaccccctcggggaccgggtacggcggtccggcggcggcgactctggacgcgcgccgggcccttctcgcggatctccccagctccgcgcaagcggggctttccctccgggcgggcgggcgttaattttgtaacgaaaataaataggctttaacgaaacacggctcgtaaagaaagtgggaaaatatacgtaaatttgccgcgtcgttgcataaaccgcaaggttcaaaatattggaaaaaagtagcggcttgtacaccgggaattacggtaaatGTAATGTGGAAGGCAATCATCATTTGATGATGTAACATGTGGAGAAATGACTACATTCAAATCTTAGAGAAAGGCTGATGACCCCACAAGATTCAACAACAGAGGTGGGAATCTTCTCAAAGAGGAGAAACTGAGATGTGACCTCCAGAAGAGTTTGCCTAAGGTgagaaaatgatttaaaagTGATGTTTAATGATTTAAACATAATGTTGAATTGCAATTTATGGAGTTTACCTGTAAGAGAAGCTGATAGTcatgattaaaaagaaaacatttaatcgATACAAGAGAAGCTTAAATGTAGTGCATGCTTTACTGAGTTCAGCCACCAGCTGGAGACAAGAAACCTTTATCATCTCAGTAGACATCAGTGCAACAAGTGTCTCCTGTATGTTCCAGCTGGAAAAGAGTCTGAAGGCCCAAATTGATATCTGGGAGCATGAGCATGGCAGGGAATTCCTGGTAAACGGACAGAAATTTCTTGACTATGTGCAGCAACAGTGGGATGATCACCACTctgagaaagaggagaagaaaatggaAAGGGTATGCTATTTAATTTGGAAAAAAATGATCCAGGCTTTAACGTCATCAAGCAGTGTTGGCAAAATGACTGCATTCTTTTTGTTTGAATAGCAACTGAAGAAAACCAGGCAGACGCAAGAAGAAATGTTATACGGTGCTGCAAAGAGAACACCGTCTAAGTGGCGCACAGCAGGGACCCCCACACCTGTAAAAGTGAGAAAGGTAAGTCGCTGAGGCAGTTTTGATAGTTGTGTTGTGATCGTTGCATTTGAAGCGATGTCGACTACCTGGATTAGCAACCGTTTTTCTCCTGTCACAGTTCAATGGCACTTCAACCATCTCCACTCCAACCAGTTTACTGAATTCAGGCGTCACTGGAAGCTTGTGCCTGTCCTCCATCCAGAAACCGCCCCTGTCCGCCAGCAAGGTAACCCGTGTCCTGGCATTTACAGCAGCTTAGACATAGACATTTAAACTATAAATTCTGAGTGGATTCCATTTATTCTGTGGTTGGTCTTGTAGGGTCTTGGCCTGCGAACGCCTGGACATGGAAAGACTTCCCGTGCACTACACCGAAACAAGGAAAACATCTCCTGTCAAAATAGAAATACTCCAAGTGGCGCACTAAGGTCTCAGGATACTCAAGATTGCACCTTCACCTTTAATTCTGTTGCTGCCTCCTATTCGGAATTTGCGGTAAATTTGGCTTCTCTTTATTTAaccttttatttaaccaggtaagttaattgaaaATTAATTCTTCTTTGCAATAATGACCTGGAcataagttgcatgtttttagtggtgggagaaagccggagaacccgtagagaacatgtaaactcctcacagaaagggccCCAAGTCGggtttgaacctgcgaccttcttgctttgaggcaacggtgctatccaccgtgctgccctataTCGTTTCTAACTGCAAAATACCAACAAATCAAAGAAAACAAGTTTTCTTGAATATTAGCAGCAAAAATGGGGAACAATTAAGAGTACGATAATTGGTGTTTTATTTCCTTGCTTTGTAGAAACTGATCTCCATTTAAATCTGGTATCAGACTACATACACACAATGTTACACAAACCAGATTTTATTCCCCATGTCGGTTCGATGCTTTCCACATTAAAGCGGCCCAAGCGGTTGACGCTGACTCACCAGGTCACGTTCAGGTTTCCCCTGTTGTTGAGCTCCCACGTCACGCTTTGTGTCGCCGATGCAGTAACGCGTTCCTTCAGTGGCCTGGCCGACGCGATGACATGAACAAACGTACTGATGGTTCCCTGTTTTTCCAGAGGAATCTCTCGGAGGCGACTGTTAAATCAGGACAGCTGAACTCCACCGTCGGTCATCAGTGAGTCCAAGCGGTGGTTCAGCAGCAGAAGCGAGTTTCACCGCGACGACCAGGAGGGACTTGAATGTAAActtccaaaaatatttaatcGGTTGTGTTCTCTTAAAATCTACTTTTGACATACGGTAACTTTATATTTGTGTCAAGGCTGTTGTGACCTTTTAGTTGACACATTGTTTTACAACCGTAGCGTTGGTTTTATTGCACCGTTGGAATGACAGCTCAATCTGTTTTTCAGAATCTAAATATTTTGAATGCTTTTTATGAACTGTAAATAAATTTCAAAACTAAATCTGTTGggctttgtttattttcttgtccgaatttcatgtttttggatgAGCTGCGCAGGTTTTTGTTGAAGTTAAAGATGGATTGAGTGAAATCTTTATTACAGGTTTGCTATTTTCATTGTCTGTTGATATTTTTGTAAAGATAGCTTGACTTCAGTCCGCGATGTGCTGGAGACGCATTCAGCGTGTGTCTCGCCCACAGCgaactgggattggctccaacAGCATAACCCACAAAGCAGGAagaaagcagcagcaaatgAAGGACTCCAGTTTTCAGATATTCACTGGGAATTAACAATCACTGTTTTGTTCATTGTttcaataaatacaacaaaaatacttCCATAGAATAAATCGGACCCAAGCTTTATCATTGCTCTTGTCCAGTTTGAGGAAAACAGCATACATAGAGCTCTGGACATGAAGACATGTATGGTCAGGAAAAAACTAAATTACTGCTGCCACCTGCAAATGCAGATTATTTCCAAATCTTTGTAATATTGCTAATGCAGATGCTACAATAAATTTAACATAATTACATTAAACATGCAGAAGCCCTGGTTAAGAGTAAAATGTGACCACTTCTTCGTCTTCTCCATTTGCAGCATGGTTCAGCCACCCTTctcctttaaacacacacacatatagatgAGAAACTAATACTTGATCCACGCAGACTAGAATCAGTGAATGTTCATTTTTTAGGCCATGCGTGTCATGAGTTCTTCCAGCGCTCTCTCGCGGTGATTTTCGTGGACAAGCAGCACTTCTTTGATTCTGCTTTGCTTGAAGCCCATCTCATTAAACTGAGTCAGAAGGCGCAGGAACTCAGCAGCCTGTAACAGAACTTAAAGTGAGTGCACTCTATGCACATGAGGCTATGATGAGGTATGCCTCGTGGTGTTTTCCTTCACCTTGCTTTCACAGTTCTGAAACATCTCCAAGGCTTCCTCCACCTGCGCTTCATCGTAGCCCAGCTTACACAGACGATCACTGGCCATCAGGTATTTTAGGATCTGAGAACAGGATCATGAGTAAAATGAGTTTCCATCGTTCTATCGTGCCTGTAGGTTATGAAGTATTCTATTATCATTGCTTTACGAATCCAGAGTGGCGTCTACCTTCTCTGGGCTGTGGTAGCCCGTCTTCTGGAGCGCCAGAATAGCCGTGCGTAAAGGGTATCCTCTGTCTGTGACGGTCTCCAGCAACTCCCTCTCTTCCTGGCTGAGCGCTGACAACAACTCTGCTGCCGAATCAAAGAAAACGCCACAGGGGCCGCCCGTCCTCTGGGCCTGGGGGGGTcgaggcaggaggagacgaAGACAGTGAGTTAGGAAACACAAGTATGACAAATAATTTTTGAGGTTTAAAAGAAAGTAGACCTGTCTGCGGTTTTTAAAAATGGGCCCTGCAGAGGAGGGtcgctgcagcctgcagggggAGGGACCGTCAGGTGGTGTGTTTTGTGAGAGCGTTCTCCCCACAGTGGCCTGTGGacgccgcttcttcttcttcaggagGGCAGGGCTGTGCTGCTCCAGCGCTCGCAGATGTTTCCTGTCCCGGAGAAGCGGCGAGGGCCCTCTGAGGCCCCCGGAGGAACCAGGGTGTACGGCTTTCACTCTGGAGAACGGGTCTTTGGGGGGCCTCTCTCTGCTCTTGGAGGGGTGAGGTGCGTCCTCAGCGGAGGAGCCTTCGGTGTCCTCGTTGTAACCTTCTTCATCATCGGAGTCGGACAGGAGGAACCTGACAGTGCGATGGCGCAGCCAGCGAGTGTCTACAGAGTTCAGGCTGTGACTGCGGGGCCGAGGGCTCGGGCCCCACGCGTCGTCACTCCTGTGGTTGGCCCTGTGACTCTGCTGGGGGGTGCTGAACATCAGCCAGTAGGGGGGGCAGGATGGGGCCGGACAGGCCGATTGATGTCCTGATAAAATACGTTTCTCCAAGTTGAATCCGTACTGCAGTAAAATGCCAAGAAgaggttttcatttcattttacacaGCATATATCTGTGACAGAAGCATTAATATTTTCAATAATAATGTGAGATTCACGCATCCCAGTAACGACAGTAACACCCAGACACAGAAGCAGTCTCATTCCCATGATAAAAATAATTAACCAATACAGTAAATCTAAACTTTCACAAAAGTAAAAGACTAAAGTGATCTAACATCCAAAATACAATCAGTAAGAAGACATCATTTCAAATTTTATATTTCCCTTAAATTGCCTCTTGACCATcttaacattttttaaatacataaatataaatgaagtaCCGTATGTTAAACACGCAGTAAAAAATACTGCGGTTGATAATTTGATGTAATCTCATCTGCGCTCCAGTGAGAATCACCTGGAGTGTTTTTGACAATTATTTTAACAAATCAAAGTTTTCATTTACCAACATATGAATTGGTAAATAATAAGAATGATGATTATAATCAAGACTTAAATCAGTattccagatcacaacagatgAAACTAGAGAAGCCTGACAACTCATTCGGGGCGTGCGACCTCAGTGGCTTGCAGTATCTGCCGTCGGTCCGGTACGGTGATATCTGGAGCCGTCAcaagctgcacctcctcctccagcggggCCAACGGGGTCTGGAACGGGACATCCTCCAGAGTGCTCATTGTGATCAAAATACACCAGCAACCTGCAGAGGAGTCGCGCAGTTCTTCAGTTTGAAGGTGGAGAACCAAACCCCCATTAGAACCACGACGAGGCTCACCTTGATCGGGTCCTCGGCTCCCTGAAGCGCTGACGGGCGTTTGGGCTGAGACGCAGACACCTGACAGATAAACCTCATCACCGCTAAGCCTCTGACATCATCTGAGATGTTTACAATAATAGGCCAGGTGCCATTTGTAATCCTTCCCTCAGAGGTGCAGTAGCAAATGGCATTTGAATATAAACACGCAACTACTTAAAAACAATTTACAGTAGCAATAATGATCGTGATTTCCCATCAGTCTTTCCTGAATTTTTTGCCCACATCCAAACATTTCAAGCCATGTGAATGTGGGCGTAAAGAGGGATCAGAGAAATGCTGAGGTGTTTGGAAACGGGGAATATCAGGAACGTTAGAGATTATCAGATTATAGAAAGGTGAGGGAGCAGTCGCGTGAAAACATTTCACCGAAGTGACTCCAGCAACCAGATGACAAGGAAGCATGCATTCTGTCGACACCCAACCTTAAATGGGAAGAACAACTGAATTTCTGTACagatatacattttatttatgtatttttttttaaacaatcacAATAGATTTAAGATGACAAACTGTGGGGAGGGGTGTACAGGCTTTTAAACGCACGCACCTCACAAAACAGACAAAAGAAGGTTTTGAACCTCTgctaaaagaaaaggaaacaaagcaaagagaTCAGATCGATTTTAATCCGATTAGCAAAACTAAATTCAGAATACAGCCGCGTGGTTCCGTTCAGTCAGAGCATATCAGGTGGAGGCTCGATTACATCCGTGTGTACTGAAGAAACATTTAACGACCGGATATTTGATCACTGAGGGCGAGGCGGGTTTCCAATATGCCGGgacacaaacagaataaaaccaaGACGAAGCTTAAAGTAGCGAAACACTAGAAAGTAACCATTCTGGCTGCTTTTAGACCTGCTGTGTTTCGTGTGCTGGTGCATTACAACACAATGCATTCCAAGTAAAAAGTCGTGTCGCACAAACTGCTCACAAACTGCTCACAAACTGCAGTGCATCGCACTATTTAAAGGCCGACTCTACCGTGAGCACCATTATCACAATGGTGGTTAAGAACATCAACGTATTGATGTGCTCATGGAATATTACACCCTCATAATAATATAAGGCATTAGTTGACATCTACACTTCGTTTGCACCCTTCCTCTTCAAATGTACAGTATGATCCCATCATTTCAACACACGCCCGTCACCACAGAGAGAAAACTACTCAGCTAGCTACAAAaccattttattgtatttgtttaatTATAAAATCATATTGTCTTTCTATTGATAAAATGTTAATCCCCAGAGATTTAAATATTGGATAAAGGTCCACCCTGCGACTGCTAAGCTTGTGAATTAACATCTGATGAATGGGACCAAATGCTTGTGGGAAGAAAAACGCCGCTCAGAGAGAATCTGTAGCTTTCATCATCTCTACTAACAACGATGTCCGTATCATTTGTCAGGGGTGATCATAATACCCGGTTTGGTATCCAAGACTTCATAATAGTTCTAATGATTTCTGCGACTGGCCTCCGGTGAAATGAGCGATGTGGTTCAGTTGTTGGCAGCGTCTGCCTGCCGAGGCCAGTTGTCCTCCTCGATGCCAGAGTCGTATTCCTCCTCTGGAGACTCCTTGGCCGGAGCTCTGAAATTCAAACAGAACATCCGCTTCAAGGTTTCAAGCCGCGGCAGACTCGCTGATCTTCAGGAAAACGATGCCTGACataacagacaggaagcactgtgCTGCAGGTAAAGACGCTGACCTGATGTATCGGGGCTCTGATTTTCCCAGGACAGCATCTTTGTCCAGCTCAACAGCCATGATGTCAGAGTGTGGCACCTCGAACATCGGCTCCAAAAGGagcttttcctttaaaaaacaaaaacaaacaaca
The sequence above is drawn from the Brachionichthys hirsutus isolate HB-005 chromosome 5, CSIRO-AGI_Bhir_v1, whole genome shotgun sequence genome and encodes:
- the LOC137894465 gene encoding protein regulator of cytokinesis 1-like translates to MQISVDKKVMQHRSRPQLAASLAHWTLLEIGLRRRRRRRRGGRQMHQQREKKEWKSLGLREKLEDSEVHAAESVAYLNRAQVRLQDIWEEIGISEEQRLQRTNEVHKHIKGLLDLMIAEEEELKRRLLKDLESHLKELQILYSELQIPAFEEKGGCTMLQMEKNSRTRLEALVEQKMQRMKELKGLIAEDRELCDIMCTTPFCIDQNSTPSLQQLEAYHDYLEELTKKKERRHDEFMTIKREIVTCMADLEQEPDTSFEKDVMCEDEEAFCLSEDNIAALKLLLSQLQVRKAENERCCSAFRTKIQELWERLQVPQEERESLFEHMIKSKKRNVEALQAEVQRLEVLKVQSMRRFIEAIRAEIAVLWEKCFYSQEQKRDFISYSADDFTEELLNLHEAEVRNLVKTYEDHKELFDGVTKWQENWTLYLEFDRKADDPTRFNNRGGNLLKEEKLRCDLQKSLPKLEKSLKAQIDIWEHEHGREFLVNGQKFLDYVQQQWDDHHSEKEEKKMERQLKKTRQTQEEMLYGAAKRTPSKWRTAGTPTPVKVRKFNGTSTISTPTSLLNSGVTGSLCLSSIQKPPLSASKGLGLRTPGHGKTSRALHRNKENISCQNRNTPSGALRSQDTQDCTFTFNSVAASYSEFARNLSEATVKSGQLNSTVGHQ
- the LOC137894021 gene encoding ubiquitin-associated protein 1-like; its protein translation is MSTLEDVPFQTPLAPLEEEVQLVTAPDITVPDRRQILQATEYGFNLEKRILSGHQSACPAPSCPPYWLMFSTPQQSHRANHRSDDAWGPSPRPRSHSLNSVDTRWLRHRTVRFLLSDSDDEEGYNEDTEGSSAEDAPHPSKSRERPPKDPFSRVKAVHPGSSGGLRGPSPLLRDRKHLRALEQHSPALLKKKKRRPQATVGRTLSQNTPPDGPSPCRLQRPSSAGPIFKNRRQAQRTGGPCGVFFDSAAELLSALSQEERELLETVTDRGYPLRTAILALQKTGYHSPEKILKYLMASDRLCKLGYDEAQVEEALEMFQNCESKAAEFLRLLTQFNEMGFKQSRIKEVLLVHENHRERALEELMTRMA